A genomic window from Silene latifolia isolate original U9 population chromosome Y, ASM4854445v1, whole genome shotgun sequence includes:
- the LOC141632075 gene encoding uncharacterized protein LOC141632075: MARTSMFDAKRGDPEYDVGLAEFYSFVRENVTNTSSMACPCDMCLNMSYMNLSDVKTHLQKRNFNPKYRRWTFHGESRITKGGIGEGINLQFSEMEKETCFNLIEKDSNSLEDPNLGMNSESVDESDDNSENIWGDFFGDNEEEQNSSINVDEDIIDDDDEDLNENDLEDISIVLYKLKDTEMPLYKSCKKYTKLASIIKLYNLKAKNRWSDKSFNDLLELVKDVLPEDNVLPNRTYEAKKILRGIGMKYEKIHACPNDCILYRKEYETCTHSTEDAKLLTWHKTAKTNDGKLRHPADGLEWMYIDSKYPEFGKEPRNLHLALSTDGINPYGNLSSQHSTWPVLLGIYNLPPFLCMKRKYLMLSLLISGPQEPGNDIDVNLAPLLDDLKLLWDNGIEVFDAYQNSVFNLKAMLLCTISDFPAYGNLCGHTVHGKEACPLCGEDVDSCYLTFSRKQAYLGYRRFLEEDHSYRRQQKVFNGKPEHRPPPKILTGNEVYEKVKDIQITYGKKGSKLASRGYKKMSPLFEQLPYWCVLSTRHYLDVMHIEKNVCDNIINTLLNVPNKSKDNKAARKDMMDMKIRPELAPQEKGTSSYLPPAAHTLSKKGENGVLSVLAWC, encoded by the exons ATGGCCCGTACTTCGATGTTTGATGCGAAAAGAGGTGACCCAGAATATGATGTCGGGCTAGCTGAATTTTATTCCTTTGTTAGAGAGAATGTGACAAACACATCTAGTATGGCGTGCCCTTGTGATATGTGTCTTAATATGAGTTATATGAACTTGTCAGATGTAAAAACTCATTTACAAAAGAGAAATTTTAATCCAAAATATAGACGCTGGACTTTTCATGGAGAATCTAGAATCACAAAAGGAGGAATTGGAGAAGGTATTAATCTCCAATTTAGTGAGATGGAGAAAGAAACATGTTTCAATCTAATTGAAAAGGATTCTAATTCACTGGAAGATCCGAATTTGGGTATGAATTCGGAGTCGGTTGATGAGTCTGATGATAACTCTGAAAATATATGGGGAGATTTTTTTGGAGACAATGAGGAAGAACAGAACTCGTCTATAAATGTTGATGAAGACAttatagatgatgatgatgaagacctTAATGAAAATGATTTGGAGGACATAAGTATTGTATTATATAAGTTAAAAGATACTGAGATGCCGTTGTATAAGAGTTGCAAGAAATACACAAAATTGGCGTCAATTATTAAGCTATATAATTTGAAAGCAAAAAATAGGTGGAGCGACAAGAGTTTTAATGACCTCCTAGAATTGGTGAAAGACGTGCTTCCCGAAGATAATGTTCTTCCCAATCGCActtatgaggcaaagaagatacTTCGAGGAATTGGTATGAAATATGAAAAGATTCATGCATGTCCTAACGATTGTATATTGTATCGCAAAGAATATGAGACATGCACGCACTCTACA GAAGATGCGAAGCTATTGACATGGCATAAAACTGCCAAAACTAATGATGGGAAGTTGAGACACCCGGCTGATGGGTTAGAGTGGATGTACATTGATTCTAAGTACCCGGAGTTTGGTAAAGAACCGAGAAATCTCCATCTTGCATTATCAACCGACGGGATAAATCCTTATGGAAATTTGAGTAGTCagcatagtacttggccagtactTTTAGGTATTTACAACTTACCTCCATTTTTATGCATGAAACGCAAATACTTGATGTTGTCCTTGTTGATTTCTGGGCCTCAAGAACCTGGTAATGATATAGATGTTAATTTGGCTCCTCTTCTCGATGATTTGAAATTATTATGGGATAATGGGATAGAAGTTTTTGATGCCTATCAGAATAGCGTATTCAATTTAAAAGCAATGTTATTGTGCACTATATCTGACTTTCCTGCATATGGCAATCTCTGCGGGCATACGGTACATGGGAAGGAGGCGTGCCCTTTGTGTGGTGAAGATGTAGATTCTTGCTATTTGACATTTTCTCGGAAGCAGGCCTACTTAGGATATCGTAGGTTTTTAGAAGAGGATCATTCTTATCGTAGGCAACAAAAAGTGTTCAATGGAAAACCCGAACATCGTCCACCTCCTAAGATATTAACGGGGAATGAAGTATATGAAAAGGTAAAAGATATTCAGATTACATATGGGAAGAAAGGTTCCAAATTGGCGTCTCGTGGTTATAAGAAGATGAGTCCTCTTTTTGAACAACTTCCTTATTGGTGTGTCCTCTCTACAAGACACTACTTAGATGTTATGCATATTGAGAAGAATGTATGTGATAATATCATCAACACTCTTCTCAATGTTCCAAATAAGTCAAAAGACAACAAGGCGGCTAGGAAAGATATGATGGATATGAAAATTAGGCCTGAGCTAGCACCGCAAGAAAAGGGAACAAGTTCTTATTTGCCTCCAGCTGCTCATACGCTTTCAAAAAAAGGAGAAAATGGAGTTTTGTCAGTGCTTGCATGGTGTTAA